One window from the genome of Cyclobacterium amurskyense encodes:
- a CDS encoding RagB/SusD family nutrient uptake outer membrane protein, with product MKYIKQYLFLFLVGLLAFSCSEDLLEQKPLSFFAPENVFIDASGYEAGLVTMRKALTEGVTGSRRHYMVGEWSSSEGGTPTFQMDWFQTTPFFDRYYTFVPLFSESFEFIKNANVVIGRIDDIEWEDDATRNAILAESLWHRAFWYYWLINSYGDVPFVGEEVRGVRLDYQTHSRWAILDKIQADLEYAVQWLPEAAVPGAITKGAGNHLLTKVYLANMEFDKAIESSSAVINGGYALVEDRFGSEADIAEKNVIWDLHRPENKNIGANTETILAMVDRFEAPSGAQTAGLYTMRHFHASWWHSSIRDSQGLRGTFDNGPRYDSLGRGNPDMISTPYSFYDIWEEDGFDYMTTPDLRRSDVNWIDKHELVYTNPESVDFGKPINPMYMTAPQDSVYKHFPLIFYKTYQPQQSPTAVPMGGNGDWYIFRLAETYLLRAEAYYWKNQMDAAAADINMVRNRANALPIDASDVTIEYIFDERARELFLETPRHSEMVRVSYIMASQGLGGYTLDGFADSNWWYDRIMEKNIMYTIKPIVIGNTPAIAPFHVLWPIDNNVITANSLGTINQNIGYVGAENNVPPLETIE from the coding sequence ATGAAATATATAAAACAATATTTGTTCCTTTTTCTGGTAGGTTTACTAGCATTTTCCTGCTCAGAAGACTTACTCGAACAAAAACCGCTCTCCTTCTTTGCCCCGGAGAATGTGTTTATAGATGCATCTGGCTATGAAGCTGGTTTGGTTACCATGAGAAAAGCCCTTACTGAAGGTGTAACAGGTAGTAGAAGACACTATATGGTGGGGGAATGGTCTTCTTCTGAAGGAGGTACTCCAACATTCCAAATGGACTGGTTTCAAACCACTCCTTTCTTTGATCGTTATTATACCTTTGTGCCTCTTTTTTCTGAGTCTTTTGAATTCATCAAAAATGCCAATGTAGTTATAGGAAGAATTGATGATATCGAATGGGAGGATGATGCCACTAGAAATGCGATCTTGGCTGAAAGTTTATGGCACAGGGCATTTTGGTATTACTGGTTGATCAACTCTTATGGTGATGTTCCATTTGTTGGAGAAGAGGTAAGAGGTGTAAGATTGGATTACCAAACACATAGCCGTTGGGCCATTCTTGATAAAATTCAAGCAGATTTGGAATATGCAGTGCAATGGTTGCCTGAAGCGGCTGTTCCAGGAGCGATTACTAAGGGTGCTGGTAACCATTTGTTGACCAAGGTTTACCTTGCCAATATGGAATTTGATAAAGCCATAGAATCTTCTTCAGCAGTTATCAATGGTGGTTATGCATTGGTTGAAGATAGATTTGGCTCTGAAGCTGATATTGCGGAGAAAAATGTGATCTGGGATTTACACCGTCCTGAAAACAAGAATATTGGTGCAAATACAGAAACCATTTTAGCGATGGTTGATAGATTTGAAGCCCCTTCTGGTGCACAAACTGCTGGTTTGTATACTATGAGACATTTCCACGCATCTTGGTGGCATTCTTCCATTCGTGATAGCCAAGGTTTAAGAGGTACTTTTGACAATGGACCAAGATATGATTCATTAGGAAGAGGTAACCCAGATATGATCTCTACTCCTTATAGCTTTTATGATATTTGGGAAGAAGATGGGTTTGATTACATGACTACTCCTGACCTTAGAAGAAGTGATGTTAACTGGATTGATAAGCATGAATTGGTATATACCAATCCTGAGTCTGTTGACTTTGGAAAACCTATTAATCCTATGTACATGACTGCTCCTCAGGATTCAGTTTATAAGCATTTCCCATTGATTTTCTATAAAACTTACCAGCCTCAACAATCACCTACTGCAGTGCCTATGGGTGGAAATGGTGACTGGTATATCTTTAGACTTGCAGAAACTTACCTTCTACGTGCTGAAGCTTACTATTGGAAAAACCAAATGGATGCAGCTGCTGCTGATATCAATATGGTTAGAAACAGAGCCAATGCGCTTCCAATAGATGCTTCTGATGTTACTATCGAATACATCTTTGATGAAAGAGCTCGTGAGTTGTTCCTAGAAACTCCTCGCCATTCAGAAATGGTAAGGGTATCTTACATCATGGCTTCTCAAGGTCTTGGAGGTTATACTTTGGATGGATTTGCTGACAGTAACTGGTGGTACGATAGAATAATGGAAAAAAATATCATGTATACTATCAAGCCTATTGTGATTGGAAATACTCCTGCAATTGCACCATTTCACGTGTTATGGCCAATTGACAATAATGTCATAACAGCAAACTCCTTAGGGACAATTAACCAAAATATAGGTTATGTTGGAGCAGAGAACAATGTTCCTCCTTTGGAAACTATAGAATAG
- a CDS encoding SusC/RagA family TonB-linked outer membrane protein encodes MIKILTKLKKQIGAFSKPYSQPSKGKLRGLAFSFMVLLGVSFVGVSGAKAQNEITVTGVVMDAATSETLPGVNILLQGSGIGTITDIDGTYSISVPNSEATLVYSFIGFLNQEIKVGNQTTIDVRLTTSATDLNEVVVVGYGTQKKSDLTGAVTRVNASTFKNQPLTQVSDMLAGTVAGFYGNQGTSASGGTSLEVRGPTSLTGGTSPLIVVDGVIFYGKLSDINPNDIESIDILKDASSAAVFGSKAASGVVMITTIKGQSGAPTINFSAKTGINTFTNKNFGPKNAEQYEDFRRDFFRTLGVADRPDYYWDDPASLSDGVTLDQWRSANANSNTDNTLEYLNRLNFFDTEIEQYLAGNTTNWLDEATRNGVRQDYDLSISGGDEKFQYYWSLGYVDNQNYLVGDDFSSIRSRLNLDFKVTDWLNVGTNAQFSNTDNSSVPASTNFASISPYSTKYEEDGTLNWYPHGYPIIVNPLINSTYQQRLNKTTGVFASLYANVKLPFGIQYKLSYQPRFDFQKNYNFWGPETIIGGRDRLDGYGTRTDYSLNAWMVDNILTWNKEIGDHNFNVTLLYNAEQTKTFNSYGENQTFQPNQALGFNGLQFGSRPLVNTNDTEAGGNAYMARLNYSYLDRYLLTTSVRRDGYSAFGADNNVATFPAVALGWIVSEEAFFPQNTAISLLKLRGSWGVNGNRDIGIYSSLAQIGTNLYYDGTNVQLGLYNNTLANQGLRWEKTESYNIGLDLGLLENRIDVSAEFYDMTTTDLLMNRQLPQITGFSSITANLGELRNKGLDVTINTVNVNRPNILWKSNFVFSLNRNKIVKLFGDTEEIIIGGETVTREVPDYTNQWFPGQAIDVIWDYNVQGVWQLDEADEAGVYNMQPGDYKSEDVNGDGVYDALVDKQFIGYTRPRYRLGLRNDFTFLKDFTATIFLRADLGHQREFTYATHESSTYDRINIMNIPYWTPTNGETEYARTSEVHGAYGGGLRVFKPTGFLRVQDVSLSYNIPSYIAEKLQTKSIRVFVSARNLATFTNWPGYDPESGNVPMPKSFSAGINLSL; translated from the coding sequence ATGATAAAAATTCTTACCAAATTAAAAAAGCAAATAGGTGCTTTTTCAAAACCATATAGCCAGCCTAGCAAAGGTAAATTGCGTGGATTGGCTTTTAGTTTTATGGTACTTTTGGGCGTCTCTTTTGTAGGGGTTTCAGGAGCAAAAGCACAGAATGAAATTACCGTTACTGGAGTGGTGATGGATGCTGCGACCAGTGAAACTTTACCGGGTGTTAATATTCTTTTGCAAGGTTCCGGTATCGGTACCATAACGGATATTGATGGAACTTATTCAATAAGTGTTCCTAATAGTGAGGCCACATTGGTTTACTCTTTTATAGGCTTTTTGAATCAAGAAATTAAAGTAGGTAACCAGACTACAATAGATGTACGATTAACGACTAGTGCAACAGACTTAAATGAGGTTGTTGTTGTAGGTTATGGTACTCAAAAGAAAAGTGATTTGACTGGAGCGGTGACAAGAGTCAATGCTTCTACCTTTAAAAACCAGCCGTTGACTCAGGTTTCTGATATGTTAGCAGGTACAGTTGCTGGTTTTTATGGAAATCAAGGAACTTCTGCTTCTGGTGGTACTTCTTTAGAGGTAAGGGGACCAACGTCTCTTACTGGTGGAACGTCTCCACTTATCGTTGTGGATGGAGTGATCTTCTATGGTAAACTTTCTGACATTAATCCAAATGATATCGAGTCAATTGATATTTTAAAAGATGCAAGTTCTGCAGCAGTATTTGGATCCAAAGCGGCTTCTGGTGTAGTTATGATTACTACTATTAAAGGTCAATCAGGTGCGCCAACTATTAATTTCTCAGCCAAAACGGGTATCAACACCTTTACGAATAAAAATTTCGGACCTAAAAATGCTGAACAATATGAGGACTTTAGAAGAGATTTCTTTAGGACCTTAGGTGTTGCTGATCGTCCTGATTACTACTGGGATGATCCTGCAAGTCTATCTGACGGTGTTACTCTTGATCAATGGAGAAGTGCCAATGCCAATTCGAATACAGACAATACATTGGAGTACTTGAACCGACTTAATTTCTTTGATACTGAGATAGAGCAATATCTTGCCGGTAATACTACCAATTGGTTGGATGAAGCCACTCGTAATGGTGTCAGACAAGATTATGATTTAAGTATTAGTGGTGGAGATGAAAAATTCCAATACTATTGGTCTTTGGGTTATGTAGATAACCAAAATTATTTGGTGGGTGATGATTTTAGCTCTATTAGATCTAGGTTGAATTTAGACTTTAAGGTAACCGATTGGTTAAACGTGGGAACAAACGCCCAATTTTCTAATACCGATAATAGTTCAGTTCCTGCAAGTACTAACTTTGCTTCTATTAGCCCATATAGTACTAAATATGAAGAGGATGGTACTTTGAATTGGTATCCTCATGGATATCCGATCATTGTGAATCCATTGATCAATTCTACTTACCAGCAGAGACTTAATAAGACTACTGGTGTTTTTGCTTCATTGTATGCAAATGTGAAATTGCCTTTTGGAATTCAGTACAAATTGTCTTACCAGCCTCGATTCGACTTCCAAAAGAACTATAATTTCTGGGGACCTGAAACAATTATTGGTGGTAGAGACAGATTGGATGGCTATGGTACGAGAACTGATTATTCTTTGAATGCATGGATGGTTGATAATATCTTAACATGGAACAAAGAAATAGGTGATCATAATTTCAATGTAACCTTGCTTTACAATGCTGAACAAACCAAGACATTTAATTCTTATGGAGAAAATCAAACTTTCCAACCTAACCAGGCTTTAGGGTTTAATGGACTACAATTTGGTTCAAGACCATTAGTGAATACTAATGATACTGAGGCTGGTGGAAATGCCTACATGGCAAGACTTAACTATTCCTATTTAGACAGGTACTTGTTGACAACTTCAGTAAGAAGAGATGGTTACTCTGCTTTTGGTGCAGACAATAACGTAGCGACTTTCCCAGCCGTAGCTTTAGGATGGATCGTTTCTGAAGAAGCATTCTTCCCTCAAAATACTGCAATCAGCTTATTGAAACTTAGAGGTTCTTGGGGTGTCAATGGTAACAGAGACATCGGTATTTATTCTTCTTTGGCACAAATTGGTACCAACTTATACTATGATGGAACCAATGTTCAACTAGGATTATATAACAATACATTGGCAAACCAAGGTCTAAGATGGGAAAAAACGGAATCCTATAATATTGGCTTGGACTTGGGACTTTTGGAAAATAGAATTGATGTTTCTGCAGAATTCTATGACATGACCACAACGGATTTGTTGATGAACAGACAATTGCCTCAAATTACCGGTTTCTCTAGTATTACCGCTAATTTGGGTGAGTTAAGAAACAAAGGATTGGATGTTACTATCAATACAGTCAATGTAAACCGTCCAAATATATTATGGAAATCAAATTTTGTTTTCTCTTTAAACAGAAACAAGATTGTTAAATTATTTGGAGATACTGAGGAAATAATCATTGGAGGAGAAACTGTCACTAGAGAAGTTCCTGATTATACCAATCAATGGTTCCCAGGACAGGCAATTGATGTGATTTGGGATTATAATGTACAAGGTGTTTGGCAATTGGACGAAGCTGATGAAGCAGGAGTTTATAATATGCAACCTGGAGATTACAAATCTGAAGACGTTAATGGTGATGGTGTTTATGACGCTTTGGTTGACAAACAATTTATTGGATATACAAGGCCTAGATACCGTTTGGGTTTAAGAAATGATTTCACTTTCCTTAAAGATTTCACGGCAACTATTTTCTTGAGAGCTGATTTAGGACATCAAAGAGAATTTACTTATGCAACGCATGAGTCTTCAACTTATGATAGGATCAATATCATGAATATCCCTTACTGGACACCTACTAACGGAGAGACTGAGTACGCTCGTACTTCAGAAGTCCATGGTGCATATGGAGGAGGTTTGAGGGTATTCAAGCCTACAGGATTTCTTAGGGTTCAGGATGTTTCCTTGTCCTACAATATTCCTTCTTACATCGCAGAGAAGTTGCAAACAAAGAGTATCAGAGTGTTTGTTTCTGCAAGAAACCTAGCGACGTTTACCAATTGGCCTGGATATGATCCTGAATCAGGAAATGTACCGATGCCAAAATCGTTTTCTGCAGGAATCAACCTTTCGCTTTAA
- a CDS encoding AraC family transcriptional regulator: MKCKEIRLPQDLDKSFIVFREKGQYIPCPWHFHPEYELVLVLKSTGKRMVGDHIGKFQTGDLVLVGPYLPHVWSNDPIYVNGQATEEADALVIQFKEDFLGGEFLNLPEMKPFRNFQKLSRRGMSFYGKTKEQINPLIIEMIHMNGIQRLSNLLSIFDILAHTTEYELLASPVYVSQLDPPNTDKVSKVKNYILNNFNRDISLAEVASIANMAVSTFCMFFKDQYRITFVEYLNSIRIGHACKLLIEENDSILEVAYKSGFNNLANFNRQFKKFKSMTPTQFKKIINETEMAS, translated from the coding sequence ATGAAATGCAAAGAAATCAGATTACCCCAGGATCTTGACAAATCCTTTATTGTGTTTAGGGAGAAAGGACAGTACATACCATGCCCTTGGCATTTTCATCCTGAATACGAATTGGTATTGGTTTTAAAGAGTACCGGAAAACGCATGGTAGGAGACCATATCGGCAAATTCCAGACTGGGGATTTAGTATTGGTCGGGCCTTATTTACCTCATGTATGGTCCAATGACCCCATTTATGTTAATGGACAGGCCACAGAGGAGGCCGATGCCTTAGTCATCCAATTTAAAGAGGACTTTCTGGGTGGTGAATTTCTTAACCTACCTGAGATGAAACCTTTCAGAAACTTTCAGAAGCTATCGAGACGAGGAATGTCTTTTTATGGAAAAACAAAGGAACAAATTAATCCATTGATCATCGAGATGATTCATATGAATGGAATCCAAAGATTATCCAATTTGCTGTCCATATTCGATATCCTCGCCCATACAACGGAATACGAATTACTCGCCAGTCCAGTATATGTATCCCAATTGGACCCACCCAATACGGACAAAGTTTCAAAAGTTAAAAACTATATATTAAACAATTTTAACCGAGACATCAGCCTAGCAGAGGTTGCCTCCATTGCCAATATGGCTGTTTCCACTTTTTGTATGTTTTTTAAAGACCAATACCGGATTACATTTGTCGAGTATTTAAATTCTATTCGGATTGGTCATGCCTGCAAACTACTCATAGAGGAAAATGATAGTATTTTGGAAGTAGCCTATAAAAGTGGTTTCAACAACCTGGCTAATTTTAATAGGCAGTTTAAAAAATTTAAATCCATGACCCCTACTCAATTCAAGAAAATCATAAATGAGACCGAAATGGCCTCTTAA
- a CDS encoding formylglycine-generating enzyme family protein — protein sequence MKSLLVLSILGMGVLMGPTVYSFSSDQLALSSLITDHFDAIGAEPKSRKVELGKGVSLELVYISAGKFYMGSTPEEKAWATGPEGGATAGTERESYEGQLPRLMEVKNGFWMGRTEVTVGQFRRFVEVTGYVSDAEKPGGMTQVFDPEWKISGLAPPHPWIKAENKSWRDPNFGFPLRDDYPVVCVSWNDGNAFGKWLTEKERVAGRLPEGMEYRLPTEAEWAYSCRGGNEESTYYWWGNDLRDGEGRFNISSVDFLPGRNKTWPLAKVPWSDGFSFVSPVDYFGEKGRNGFGLADMLGNVWEIVLDHFDPKGGHEAFYSVKENYKPVCRGGNYFDVPGNARSAVRLGLHSTSYSDSRDGFRICLGKVVEK from the coding sequence ATGAAAAGCTTACTTGTATTGTCTATTTTGGGTATGGGAGTTTTAATGGGTCCGACAGTTTATTCATTTTCAAGTGATCAACTGGCTTTAAGTAGTTTGATCACAGACCACTTTGACGCAATTGGTGCTGAGCCAAAATCCAGAAAAGTTGAATTGGGCAAGGGAGTTTCTCTTGAACTTGTCTATATATCTGCCGGTAAATTTTATATGGGAAGCACGCCAGAAGAAAAAGCTTGGGCCACAGGACCTGAAGGAGGAGCTACTGCAGGGACGGAAAGGGAATCTTATGAAGGTCAATTACCTCGACTAATGGAGGTGAAGAATGGGTTTTGGATGGGTAGGACAGAAGTTACAGTAGGGCAATTCCGGCGGTTCGTAGAGGTAACCGGATATGTCTCCGATGCAGAAAAACCAGGCGGAATGACACAGGTTTTTGATCCAGAGTGGAAAATATCAGGCTTGGCACCCCCTCATCCTTGGATCAAAGCAGAAAATAAAAGTTGGAGAGACCCTAATTTTGGTTTCCCGCTAAGGGATGACTATCCGGTAGTTTGTGTTAGTTGGAATGATGGAAATGCTTTTGGGAAGTGGTTGACAGAAAAGGAAAGAGTAGCAGGAAGACTTCCAGAGGGGATGGAATACCGCCTGCCTACGGAGGCGGAGTGGGCCTATTCTTGTCGTGGGGGTAATGAAGAAAGTACTTATTATTGGTGGGGAAACGATTTAAGAGATGGAGAGGGACGCTTTAATATTTCAAGTGTTGATTTTTTACCGGGAAGGAACAAGACATGGCCTTTGGCTAAAGTACCATGGAGTGATGGCTTTTCTTTTGTATCTCCCGTTGATTATTTTGGCGAAAAAGGAAGAAATGGGTTCGGCTTGGCAGACATGTTGGGGAATGTATGGGAAATCGTCTTGGATCACTTTGATCCAAAAGGTGGGCATGAAGCATTTTATAGCGTTAAAGAAAATTACAAACCCGTTTGTCGTGGTGGTAATTACTTTGACGTGCCAGGCAATGCCCGATCTGCGGTAAGGTTAGGCCTACATAGTACCTCTTACTCGGATTCACGTGATGGCTTCCGGATTTGCCTTGGTAAGGTCGTAGAGAAATAA
- a CDS encoding purine-cytosine permease family protein: MEETIIENELERGDEVRSRLPASKRLGFWSNTFILWGLVLTVTSLLVGGLVGSQLAFKDAVIVIAMAGVFNSLIAILIGIIGARTGFTSAMIFRYSYGVKGVLLPNFIIAITTVIWFAVILNLTRDSFVGIIGVSSESSVLFYGITLLMAVLFLIPAYKTMKWIAYVNYLAVPAIVFILIVTVWGALDAGGGLMAIIDKSPVASASSFVVFTAAAGGWLHANTVISDFTRFYKTGKQAAIGLFLTYGVMMVFQYIGATQGALATGEWNIFLIMDEFGLLEISFLAIFLGSWSTAMAAIYFGANMMSTPPMPKYKTEEKNRKLVLLVSWGIALFFAWYGPDQIFNFFLQFLSWVIGPIAMTVIIDYWLFPEKRDLYEKADGSPDMVINPAAFLAWIVGFLVGYFSQEFFISLINGMVTTGVIYYAWMRLALNQGLTPESQLKKWFSSK, translated from the coding sequence ATGGAAGAAACGATAATTGAAAATGAATTAGAAAGAGGAGACGAAGTTAGGTCTAGATTGCCTGCTTCCAAACGCCTAGGGTTTTGGAGTAATACGTTTATCCTTTGGGGGCTGGTCCTTACTGTCACCAGTTTGTTGGTAGGTGGTCTTGTAGGTTCACAACTGGCATTTAAGGATGCGGTTATTGTTATTGCCATGGCTGGTGTTTTTAACAGTTTGATCGCTATTTTGATTGGTATAATAGGAGCAAGAACTGGATTTACCAGTGCCATGATTTTCCGGTATTCCTATGGAGTCAAAGGAGTTTTGCTCCCCAATTTTATTATCGCCATTACCACGGTCATTTGGTTTGCCGTGATATTAAATCTTACTAGGGATTCTTTTGTAGGGATAATAGGAGTGAGTTCTGAATCTTCGGTGCTGTTTTATGGAATAACCCTTTTAATGGCCGTTTTATTCCTGATTCCTGCTTATAAAACCATGAAATGGATTGCCTATGTAAATTATTTGGCTGTTCCTGCCATTGTATTTATTTTGATAGTTACCGTTTGGGGTGCATTGGATGCTGGTGGCGGTTTAATGGCGATCATTGACAAGTCTCCAGTGGCTTCAGCTTCATCTTTTGTTGTTTTCACCGCTGCAGCTGGTGGATGGTTGCATGCGAATACGGTAATATCCGATTTTACAAGGTTTTATAAAACTGGCAAACAGGCAGCAATAGGTTTGTTTTTGACCTATGGCGTGATGATGGTCTTTCAATACATCGGTGCTACCCAAGGAGCGCTTGCTACCGGAGAGTGGAATATTTTCTTAATTATGGATGAATTTGGTTTGCTGGAAATCTCATTTCTTGCCATATTCCTAGGTTCCTGGTCTACCGCCATGGCTGCGATTTATTTCGGAGCCAACATGATGTCAACACCACCCATGCCTAAATATAAAACGGAGGAGAAAAACAGAAAACTTGTGTTGCTTGTATCATGGGGAATAGCCTTGTTTTTTGCTTGGTATGGACCTGATCAGATATTTAACTTCTTCCTTCAGTTCTTATCTTGGGTGATTGGCCCCATTGCCATGACGGTGATTATTGATTATTGGCTTTTTCCTGAAAAGAGGGACCTCTATGAAAAGGCTGATGGCAGTCCGGATATGGTAATCAATCCAGCAGCTTTCCTGGCTTGGATTGTAGGGTTTTTGGTAGGTTATTTTAGTCAAGAGTTTTTCATTTCCTTAATAAATGGAATGGTCACAACAGGCGTGATTTATTATGCATGGATGCGCTTAGCCCTTAATCAGGGACTTACTCCTGAAAGCCAATTGAAAAAATGGTTTTCTTCAAAATAG